In one Amia ocellicauda isolate fAmiCal2 chromosome 2, fAmiCal2.hap1, whole genome shotgun sequence genomic region, the following are encoded:
- the ghrhrl gene encoding growth hormone releasing hormone receptor, like has product MSRTLQAALEQRVEMNPGAQLFIFAPVFSRLHPECEFIFQLEKDEKSCLKEIAEHDPTIVGCEQSWDAVLCWPSAAVGETVNISCPSVFSLFMKNLGTVSRNCTSDGWSVPFPPYDIACSVDSEIPAAEESYFTTVKVIYTVGYGASIVFLTVAVVILLLFRRLHCARNYIHIQLFLTFILRAVAVFIKDAILFANEETDHCTFSTVGCKASVVFCHYCVMTNFFWLLVEALYLNSLLLSSFHQERKYVWWFVLLGWGVPTVFIIVWMISRVYFEDTECWDVNENSSYWWIIKGPVTVSIGVNFALFINIIRILLQKLNPRLIQFNNSSQYRRLTKSTLLLIPLFGTHYVVFNFLPDYIHVGVRLYIELCFGSFQGLIVAVLYCFLNQEVQMEIQRKLMRWHENSYGVVPAVAKGSQMDTPF; this is encoded by the exons ATGAGCCGCACGCTGCAGGCAGCTCTGGAGCAGAGAGTGGAAATGAATCCAGGTGCTCAACTCTTCATTTTTGCCCCC GTTTTTTCAAGGTTACATCCTGAGTGTGAATTCATTTTTCAACTGGAAAAAGATGAAAAGAGCTGCCTGAAAGAAATTGCAGAACATGATCCAACAATTGTGG GCTGTGAGCAGTCCTGGGATGCCGTCCTATGTTGGCCCAGTGCAGCTGTGGGTGAGACTGTCAACATCTCGTGTCCTTCAGTTTTTTCCCTCTTCATGAAAAATCTAG gtacaGTGAGCAGGAACTGCACTAGTGATGGGTGGTCCGTTCCCTTCCCCCCGTACGACATCGCCTGCAGTGTGGACTCTGAGATACCAGCTGCAGAA gaGTCGTATTTCACCACAGTGAAGGTGATTTATACAGTTGGATACGGAGCCTCCATTGTCTTTCTCACAGTTGCTGTTGTAATCTTGCTCCTCTTCAG GAGACTTCACTGTGCGAGGAATTATATTCATATCCAGCTCTTTCTCACCTTCATCCTGAGAGCTGTGGCAGTGTTCATTAAGGACGCCATTCTGTTTGCAAATGAAGAAACTGATCATTGTACCTTTTCCACT GTGGGGTGTAAGGCTTCAGTGGTATTCTGTCATTACTGTGTTATGACTAATTTCTTCTGGTTGTTGGTTGAAGCACTGTACCTCAACTCTCTACTGCTGTCGTCTTTTCAtcaagagagaaaatatgtcTGGTGGTTTGTGCTGCTGGGCTGGG GGGTCCCCACTGTGTTCATAATTGTTTGGATGATATCCAGGGTCTATTTTGAAGATACAGA aTGCTGGGATGTTAATGAAAACTCATCTTACTGGTGGATAATAAAAGGACCCGTTACAGTATCAATTGGA GTCAACTTTGCCCTTTTCATTAACATCATCCGAATTTTGCTCCAGAAGTTGAACCCCCGCCTCATTCAGTTCAATAACTCCTCACAATACAG GCGCCTGACGAAGTCCACTCTTCTTCTCATCCCACTCTTTGGGACACATTACGTGGTTTTTAACTTCCTGCCGGATTACATACATGTTGGTGTGCGTCTCTACATAGAGCTCTGCTTCGGATCATTCCAG GGTCTCATAGTAGCTGTTCTCTACTGCTTTCTCAATCAAGAA GTACAGATGGAGATCCAGAGGAAACTTATGCGATGGCATGAGAACAGTTACGGGGTGGTTCCTGCCGTGGCCAAAGGAAGTCAAATGGACACCCCATTCTAG